From a region of the Macrobrachium nipponense isolate FS-2020 chromosome 20, ASM1510439v2, whole genome shotgun sequence genome:
- the LOC135223206 gene encoding uncharacterized protein LOC135223206, giving the protein MKVLVIATVCVAVAFCQTRIPAKPSVRNVNADVLRDFPGACFASTACKVFKVGESWPLTPFCGRSTCVQEGEKLIEKIEDCGLRPKESPGCKVVNEADLQKAYPDCCPVFECQEGATLQYPTEAEIAAAIAAQPAPSNATEASTA; this is encoded by the exons ATGAAGGTCCTCGTCATTGCCACCGTTTGTGTCGCTGTTGCCTTCTGCCAGACCAGAATCCCTGCGAAGCCAAGCGTCAGAAATGTGAACGCCGATGTTTTGCGAG ACTTCCCAGGAGCCTGCTTTGCATCCACCGCCTGCAAGGTCTTCAAAGTGGGCGAATCATGGCCTCTGACTCCCTTCTGCGGGAGATCGACCTGCGTTCAGGAAGGAGAGAAACTGATCGAAAAAATTGAAGACTGCGGCCTCAGGCCAAAAGAGTCTCCAGGATGCAAGGTCGTCAACGAAGCTGACCTCCAGAAGGCGTACCCAGACTGCTGCCCAGTGTTCGAGTGCCAGGAAGGCGCCACCCTTCAGTACCCAACTGAAGCGGAAATTGCCGCTGCTATTGCAGCGCAACCGGCCCCCTCAAATGCTACTGAAGCTAGCACTGCATAA